The genomic window CGCGACGCTCGGCGTGCGGCTCGCGCAAGCCGTGCGCCGAGCCCCCAATCGCCTAACCCAGTTTAGGTGAGAAAGTTGCGATCGGCGACTGTTTTTCGCGGCAGAATCTCTCGCGCTTGCGGAGCCGCCCCGCGGAAAGCCGCGATTTTTGCCGCCCGCCGGCGGAAATGTCGAACCAGATTGGTGGTTTGCGGGTCCTCGAAACGACGGCCCTTCGACAATCCTCCGGGCAAATCGTCCGGGTCGGTCAAATTCCGTAACGTCTTAAAAGACAAAGGGTTGCAAACTGCCCATCAAGCCCCGATCGCAAGAAATTGTTTGTCAAATCGAGCCCGGCTGGCTACCCTGTTGGTTCAAGCGGCGGAAATTCGGATTCCAAACGGGGCAAGGCTAGGAGGTCGTTCATGTCGCACTCGACGTACTATGCCCAAGAATGCCCAACCTGCGGGCGAAAACTGCAAGTCCGCGTGAAATACCTCGGCAAGCAGGTCGTCTGCCAACACTGTAACGCCACGTTCACCGCGTGCGATCCGTCCTCGGCGCTCGAGCCGATGGAGTCGGGCTCGTCGCTGTTGGACCGGGCCGAGCAACTTATCGAAGCCGCCACGCGCAGCGGCATTGGCCTCGGCCAAATCGGCTCGCGGTACTAGCCGCCGAGTCGCCCCCTGGCGTTTCAAGCGATCCCACTATGCCTGCGGCTTAGCGCGGGTCACAAGCGGGATTCCCGAAACTCGCTCCCCGTCGCCTTCGCGAAATCCGCGAAAAATTCCGGGTAGGTCTTCGCCGTGCAACCGGGGTCGTTGATGACGACTCCGGGCACGCGCAGGCCCGCCGCCGCGAAGCTCATCGCCATCCGGTGGTCGTTGTACGTGGCGATCGTCGCCCCGTGCAGCGGCCGCGGACGGACGACCAGCCCGTCGGCCGATTCGTCGACCGCGGCCCCCAGCTTCCGCAGTTCGCACGCCACGGCGGCGATGCGGTCGGTTTCCTTGTGGCGAATGTGGCCGACGTTGCGGATCGTCGTCGGCCCCTCGGCAAACGCCGCGATGACCGCCAGCGTTTGCACCGTGTCGCTGATCGCGTTCATGTCGACGTCGATGCCGCGGAGGACTGCGTCCGGCGCGCGCGTCACGGCGATCGAGTCCGCGCGGTACTCGACGCGGCAGCCCATCTGTTCCAGGCAGTCGCACAGGGCCACGTCTCCCTGCAGGCTGTCGCGCGACAGCCCCTCGACGACGACCGTCCCCCCCGCCGCGGCCGCGGCGGCGAAGTAGTAACTCGCCGCCGACGCGTCCGGTTCGATCGCGTACTCGCAGGCCGCGTACTTCTGCGGGGCCGGAACATCAATCGCGGCAAAGTCGCCGGTCGCCGCGGCGCGCACGCCGAACGACTCCATCACCCGCAGCGTCATCGCGACATACGGCTTGCTGACCAGTTCGCCCGCCACTTCGATCCGCACCGGCGCGTCGGCCACCGGCGCCGCCATCAGCAGCCCGCTGAGAAACTGGCTCGAAATCGCGCCCCGAATCCGCGCCGTCCCGCCGCGCAGTCCTGCGGCAAGGACCGTCACGGGCGGACATCCGCCGGGGCCGCGGCAAACGATCTTCGCCCCGAGCTGTTCCAGCGCGTCGACCAAGTCGCCGATGGGTCGCTCGCGCATCCGCGCG from Pirellulales bacterium includes these protein-coding regions:
- a CDS encoding response regulator — translated: MSHSTYYAQECPTCGRKLQVRVKYLGKQVVCQHCNATFTACDPSSALEPMESGSSLLDRAEQLIEAATRSGIGLGQIGSRY
- the aroA gene encoding 3-phosphoshikimate 1-carboxyvinyltransferase, which produces MFAAIEITPVAGPLDARVRPPGSKSITNRALPCAALAAGTSTLVGALDSEDTRVMIAALRQLGCAIKVDEAGRRLVVPGWGGPPPGGTQAFLNVANSGTTMRFLAAVVATAAGGEFHLDGIARMRERPIGDLVDALEQLGAKIVCRGPGGCPPVTVLAAGLRGGTARIRGAISSQFLSGLLMAAPVADAPVRIEVAGELVSKPYVAMTLRVMESFGVRAAATGDFAAIDVPAPQKYAACEYAIEPDASAASYYFAAAAAAGGTVVVEGLSRDSLQGDVALCDCLEQMGCRVEYRADSIAVTRAPDAVLRGIDVDMNAISDTVQTLAVIAAFAEGPTTIRNVGHIRHKETDRIAAVACELRKLGAAVDESADGLVVRPRPLHGATIATYNDHRMAMSFAAAGLRVPGVVINDPGCTAKTYPEFFADFAKATGSEFRESRL